AATGCGGTACCATTTATTGGTAAGATTGATGGCGGAACAAATAACATATTGGTGATAGCTGATGGAGATGGAAACTTAATGTATTACGATGGGTTAGATAATAACTTTATGGGAAATTTCACGTTGATTGACAGTATGAAAGTGTCGAATTCTATGATAGGAGTGACTGGTGCAAACCTAGATGGAAGTGATAGTTTAGAGTTGATTGTTGGTGAACGTACTGGTGGTTTAATGTATTTAAATATGGATGCGGTAGGATATGCTTATAGTCCGTATCCCAGAGACACTTGTCCTCCTATTATTGATGATATAGAAGATTTACATAAGAATAATGGAAATGACCTGAGCATTTATCCAAATCCAAATGACGGAACATTTAAAGTTAAAATACAAGTTCAAAAGTCTGGCGCTGGAACTTTAACCATAGTCGATATGGCTGGAAGAAGGGTTGTTAGACAAGTAATCAATTTGTCCAAAGGACTCAATGAAATTGATATTTCAGGAACTGGTGTTCAAAATGGAGTTTATATTGTTCAAATTCAGGTAGGGGGGCAGCTATTAAGAGAAAAGTTGATTGTTCGTTAAAGCATATATGATTTTTAAATTTAAGTTAATTACCATCATATTTACCTTATCAGCATTTTCTGTGAATGGGCAACATTTCTATAAGTACACCCAAAATGACAATGTTAAGGTGGAGAAAGATGGTGTGGTACTTAAAAATGCATGGGCAGGTGGACTGAATAACCCGCAGGTGAATCATATGGATGTTAATTTTGATTGCGTCAAAGATCTGGTGATTTTTGATCGTTCAGCGAATGTGGTTAGAGTGTATTTGAATGATAGTATTGCTGATACCCCATCATATACATATGCGCCAGAATATTCGCATTTTTTTCCTGATGATATAGTGCATTTCATGTTGTTGAGAGATTACAATCAAGACGGAAAGGAGGATATTTTTACGTTCAATATAGCTGGAATGCGTGTATATCAAAATATTAGTGATACCGTATTAAAGTTTGAAGAGATGACAGATTACCTGCGCGCAAGTGTTTATGGTGATCCTACAAGTGCCGTATATGCGATTTCTTTGGATTATCCGTGTATTGATGATTTGGATAGTGATGGAGACCTGGACATTTTATCATTCAATATAGGTGGGGTCATGGCAAATTTCTATGAAAATATAACACCTCCTGATAATCTGGATACTTTGATATTTGAATCAAATAGATCTTGTTGGGGAAGATTTAAAGAAGATCAAATGACAGACTCTATTATCCTGGGGGTAAGTTGTAAAACGTCAAATGGTGGAGGGAATGTAGCCCGGCATCCCGGAGCAACGGTCATCGCTTTAGATTTACATGGAAATGGATTGAAAGACTTGCTAGTAGCTGATCCCAAGTATAAGAATTTGGTGATGTTAAAAAATGAAGGTACGCCTACCGATGCTTACATGACCACTGTGGAGTATCATTATCCCACTGGGCCAAATCCTGTGGATATGCCCACGTTTCCAGCAGCATTTTTCTTAGATGTAGATAACGATTCCAAAAATGATTTGGTGGTAGCACCGAACGAAAGAGATTATGGATTGGATACCGGGAATGTGTGGTTATACAAAAATGTTGGCGTCAATGATATTCCAAATTTTCAGTTAACCAAGAAAAGCTTTTTAGTGGATGAACAAGTAGATGTAGGTACCATGGCATTACCCGTTTTAGCTGATATATCAGGAGATCAAATTCCGGATTTAATTATTGGCAACATTGGGTATTTTGAGAGTTATAATCCCACCACCTTTCAGGTAAAATACAATTCTCGTCTGGCTTATTATAGAAATAATGGTACTGCTACCCATCCGTCATTTGAATTTGTAACGGATGATTTGGCTGGAGTTTCATCATTAGGATTTATCCGAGTTGCACCAACTTTTGGAGATTTGGATGGAGATGGGGATAATGATATGATTTTAGGAGAAAGTAATGGATCATTAAGTTTCTATCGAAATATAGCTCCTCCTGATCAGGAAGCAGATTTTGTATTGGTTGAAGATACTTTTAAAGGCCAATCATTTGGAATACAACCTTCACCCTTGCTATTTGATGTAAATGGTGACAATGCTAAAGATTTGTTAGTTGGGCAAATGAACGGAAATATTAGGTTGTATTTAAATCAGGGAGATAGTACCAATCCTGTCTATACAATTTCCGCTACAGATACTTTGGGTGACATATTTAACTATTATCCAGGAGAGCATAGTCATGCAGTTCCATTTATAGGGAAGATTGATGGCGGAACCAATAACACATTGGTAATCGCTGATGGTATTGGTAATCTGTTGTATTATGATGGTCTGGATAACAATTTAATGGGGACTTATACACGAATAGACAGTATGAAAGTTTCTAACTCAATGATTGGGGTGACCGGTGCAAATTTGGATGGGAGTGATAGTTTAGAGCTTATTGTTGGTGAACGTACCGGAGGTTTAATGTATTTGAATATGGATGCTTTGAAATATGCATATAGTCCATACCCTAAAGATATTTGTGTGATTCGTGAGGAAGATTCAAGCGGGTGTGTAACAGATAAATTAGATATTTACCCGAATCCCAATAATGGAAATTTTAGAGTTAGGTTTAATATTCCGTATTCCGGGGATGGGGATTTGGTGATATTTGATATGGCCGGTAAAACAATATTTCGGGAACCAATATATGCAGTAAAAGGAAGGAATGTAATACAGGTTTCTAATTTGGAAATTTCGTCAGGATTTTATGTAGCGCGCATTGAGGTTCAAGGTCAGTTGTTTAGAGCGAAATTGATCATGGAGTAACTTAGGGTTGCGTATATCACGGAAATGAATTTCTTTGCTAACGTAAATGAATCATCAGTGGTATTTTATTATTAATCCCGTATCTGGAAGCGGGAAAGGGCTGTCGCAGTGGAAGCAAGTTCAGAAAGAGTTAGATAAAAACAATCTGAATTATTCATTTGAAATATCGGATTATCATCAACACACCATAGAATTAGTTAAGCAACAATACCAGAAAGGAATTCGCAATTTTATTGGAGTTGGAGGAGATGGAACTATCAATGAGATGGTTAATGCGGTGATGTCGGTTGAGAATCCTGATCAGGATGTGGTATTGGGTTTAATTCCTGTTGGAACCGGGAATGATTGGGTGAGAAATTTTAAAACACCACTTCGTCCAGAAAATATTATAGATAAGATAACCCAATATAACTTGATGCGTCATGATGTGGGGCAATTAGAAACAGATCATGATATAAATAAGCATTATTTTGTTAATGTAGCTGGAGCTGGCATTGATGGACAGGTGGTGCAAAACCTCGAAAAACTCAATGCAAATGGCAAATCGGGTAAAATGTCTTATTTATCCAGTGCTATAAAAGCATTATTGAACTTTAAGTCTCCGATAAGTAAGTGTTTTATTGGGGGCGAAATACGCTATGAAGGCGCTACGCTTCTATTGACAGCCAGTTTAGGACAATATTTTGGAGGAGGAATGCATATTAGTCCCAATGCGGAGTTGAATGGAAACAAACTGGACTTTACTGTAGTTCAAAAAGTTTCCAATTGGATTGTTTTTCCACAGTTATATAAGCTGTTTACAGGAGGAATAGAATCTATTTCATTTGTAAATAAGTATCAGAATAAATTGGGACAAATGGAGAACTCGAAAAAGATACCTGTACAAGCGGATGGAGAATATGTGGGAGCATATAAGCAGATAAAATTTTCAGTGATTCAGGATGCGATATATGTCCTGCATTAAAGAGATTTGTATTTTGCGCTTTTTACTTTAGATCTAAGGGAAATGAACTATTTATCAGTCGAAGACTTAACAAAAATGTATGGGGATAAGGTGCTCTTTGAAAAGATCACTTTTGGGTTGAATAAAGGAGATAAAGTTGGACTGATTGCAAGAAATGGAAGTGGTAAAACAACACTTTTAAAAGTTCTTGCAGGTATTGAAGAACCGGATTCCGGCAAGGTGGTTTTTCGAAAAGATATTAAAGTGGGCTTATTAATGCAGGATGTTGACTTTGAGCCGGGACTAACTATTTTGGATGCGGTATTCTCATCCGATTCTGAAGTTTTTCGAGTAGTTAAGAATTATGAGCTAGCTGTTTTGGCAGAGGATCATGAAAAGATCACGGAGCTGTACGAAAGTATGGAACGCATGGATGCCTGGAATCTCGAGAATAAAGTCAAAGAGATTCTGGGAAAGCTAGGTTTGGACCGATTAGATGCTAAAGTGGGAACTTTATCCGGAGGTCAACAAAAAAGAATTGCACTCGCGAAGTTATTGATCGAAAATCCGGATTTGATTATCCTGGATGAGCCGACCAACCATTTAGATATCGAAATGATTTCCTGGTTAGAGTCATATTTATCAACTAGTAACACCACGTTGTTTATGGTGACCCACGATAGATATTTTCTGGATGCTGTAACGAATAAGATTCTGGAAATTGATCGAGGAGACATGTATATGTATAAAGGAAGTTATGGATACTTCCTTGAAAAGCGTGAAGAACGACAGGCCAATATGGTGGCGCAAAAACAAAAAGCGCAAGGTCTTCTTAAAAAAGAACTGGAATGGTTTAGAAGACAACCCAAAGCGAGAACGACAAAATCTAAAGCCAGAATAGATGCTATTGGAGCAATTAAACAAGCGGCATCTGTAAAAACCAAAGAAGAAAAAGCAAAAATTTCTTCTCAAATGGAACGCTTGGGAAGCAAAATCCTGGAGTTTCATAATGTTTCTAAATCATATGGTGATAAAGTTCTATTCAAAGGATTTGATTACAAATTTGGACGAAATGACTTTGTGGGTTTAGTTGGAAAAAACGGAAGTGGAAAGTCTACTTTGATCAATATGATGTTAGGGAATTTACCACCTGATACTGGAAAAATCATCGTAGGCGAAACGGTTAAGTTTTCATTGTATTCTCAGGATGGGTTACAAGGAGGTATGGATCAAAGAGTGATTGAGGTGGTAAAGAAGATTGCAGAAGTGTTTCCTTTAAAGGGAGGGAAGTTTATTTCCGCTGCACAGATGTTGGAAAGGTTTCTTTTCCCTAGAGACA
This genomic interval from bacterium SCSIO 12643 contains the following:
- a CDS encoding ABC-F family ATP-binding cassette domain-containing protein, which translates into the protein MNYLSVEDLTKMYGDKVLFEKITFGLNKGDKVGLIARNGSGKTTLLKVLAGIEEPDSGKVVFRKDIKVGLLMQDVDFEPGLTILDAVFSSDSEVFRVVKNYELAVLAEDHEKITELYESMERMDAWNLENKVKEILGKLGLDRLDAKVGTLSGGQQKRIALAKLLIENPDLIILDEPTNHLDIEMISWLESYLSTSNTTLFMVTHDRYFLDAVTNKILEIDRGDMYMYKGSYGYFLEKREERQANMVAQKQKAQGLLKKELEWFRRQPKARTTKSKARIDAIGAIKQAASVKTKEEKAKISSQMERLGSKILEFHNVSKSYGDKVLFKGFDYKFGRNDFVGLVGKNGSGKSTLINMMLGNLPPDTGKIIVGETVKFSLYSQDGLQGGMDQRVIEVVKKIAEVFPLKGGKFISAAQMLERFLFPRDMHYLRVDQLSGGERKRLHLVQVLMKNPNFLILDEPTNDLDILTINVLEDFLLSYPGCLVVASHDRFFLDRIVHHVFSMDYAEEIKDFPGNYTQYEIWKAEQKSIKQSEVKTKEKPKKVEKVKTKLSYNEQREFDALEKEIPELEKRKVELSEELTRVADDHEKIMKISAELTQIVDELDTKEMRWLELSEYV
- a CDS encoding T9SS type A sorting domain-containing protein; the protein is MIFKFKLITIIFTLSAFSVNGQHFYKYTQNDNVKVEKDGVVLKNAWAGGLNNPQVNHMDVNFDCVKDLVIFDRSANVVRVYLNDSIADTPSYTYAPEYSHFFPDDIVHFMLLRDYNQDGKEDIFTFNIAGMRVYQNISDTVLKFEEMTDYLRASVYGDPTSAVYAISLDYPCIDDLDSDGDLDILSFNIGGVMANFYENITPPDNLDTLIFESNRSCWGRFKEDQMTDSIILGVSCKTSNGGGNVARHPGATVIALDLHGNGLKDLLVADPKYKNLVMLKNEGTPTDAYMTTVEYHYPTGPNPVDMPTFPAAFFLDVDNDSKNDLVVAPNERDYGLDTGNVWLYKNVGVNDIPNFQLTKKSFLVDEQVDVGTMALPVLADISGDQIPDLIIGNIGYFESYNPTTFQVKYNSRLAYYRNNGTATHPSFEFVTDDLAGVSSLGFIRVAPTFGDLDGDGDNDMILGESNGSLSFYRNIAPPDQEADFVLVEDTFKGQSFGIQPSPLLFDVNGDNAKDLLVGQMNGNIRLYLNQGDSTNPVYTISATDTLGDIFNYYPGEHSHAVPFIGKIDGGTNNTLVIADGIGNLLYYDGLDNNLMGTYTRIDSMKVSNSMIGVTGANLDGSDSLELIVGERTGGLMYLNMDALKYAYSPYPKDICVIREEDSSGCVTDKLDIYPNPNNGNFRVRFNIPYSGDGDLVIFDMAGKTIFREPIYAVKGRNVIQVSNLEISSGFYVARIEVQGQLFRAKLIME
- a CDS encoding YegS/Rv2252/BmrU family lipid kinase, whose product is MNHQWYFIINPVSGSGKGLSQWKQVQKELDKNNLNYSFEISDYHQHTIELVKQQYQKGIRNFIGVGGDGTINEMVNAVMSVENPDQDVVLGLIPVGTGNDWVRNFKTPLRPENIIDKITQYNLMRHDVGQLETDHDINKHYFVNVAGAGIDGQVVQNLEKLNANGKSGKMSYLSSAIKALLNFKSPISKCFIGGEIRYEGATLLLTASLGQYFGGGMHISPNAELNGNKLDFTVVQKVSNWIVFPQLYKLFTGGIESISFVNKYQNKLGQMENSKKIPVQADGEYVGAYKQIKFSVIQDAIYVLH